From one Variovorax sp. PBL-H6 genomic stretch:
- a CDS encoding SRPBCC family protein, whose amino-acid sequence MVQVYVSSVIDSTADNVWSRIRDFNGLPQWHPSIADSRIENGQPADRVGCIRQFHTKDGGTIRERLLALSDYEYSCSYEILESPMGVANYIATLKLTPVTDGGRCFAEWSAEFDCGEGRERELAESIGQGVFQGGFEALKRHFGRG is encoded by the coding sequence ATGGTGCAGGTCTACGTCTCCAGCGTCATCGATTCGACTGCCGACAACGTGTGGTCGCGCATCCGCGACTTCAACGGCCTGCCGCAGTGGCACCCGTCGATCGCGGACAGCCGCATCGAGAACGGGCAGCCAGCGGACCGCGTGGGTTGCATCCGGCAGTTCCATACGAAGGACGGGGGGACGATCCGCGAGCGGCTGTTGGCGCTGTCGGATTACGAGTACAGCTGCAGCTACGAGATCCTCGAGAGCCCGATGGGGGTGGCGAACTACATCGCGACGCTCAAGCTCACGCCGGTGACGGACGGCGGGCGCTGCTTCGCGGAGTGGAGCGCGGAGTTCGACTGCGGCGAGGGCCGCGAGCGCGAGTTGGCCGAGTCGATCGGGCAAGGCGTCTTCCAGGGCGGATTCGAGGCCTTGAAGCGCCACTTCGGACGAGGCTGA
- a CDS encoding flotillin family protein → MSGAQFGNFILGLIVVAIVVAIAVWLLHWLYLRSSKERAFVRTGLGGQKVVLDGGAFVLPIVHDVIPVNMNTLRLEVSRGRDKALITKDRMRVDVIAEFYVRVAASADAVAAAAQTLGLRTMEPEQLKELVEGKFVDALRTAAAEMTMEELHEKRGAYVKRVRESVAEDLTKNGLELEAASLTQLDQTGMEFFNPSNAFDAEGLTRLTEQIEHRKKQRNDVEQDTLIAIRNKNLEAEKLSLEIDREGEHARLAQQREVEIARARQRAELATERAQREQDAEGAQIAAKQSIDAARIRAEQTIEQERIAKERAIQGAEIERRLSQELAEQQRAIAVARESKAQSEAQAEAESARAQAVSAEEKVFTAREVEMAERRKAIELIGAAQAAERDALRLTTAAQAEKEASADRGAALRAQAEADADADKIKSMAMRVRAEIEAEAQRMMNEAHNMLSADARMSALRMKLVEKAEAIIRESVRPMERIEGIKILHVEGLGGGGSHGGVPNGDANGGFADGLVNSALRFRAQAPLVDQLLREIGIEGGDIQRLVGDPAGTQAPLLSGVGNKKE, encoded by the coding sequence ATGTCCGGCGCTCAATTCGGCAACTTCATCCTGGGGCTCATCGTGGTCGCGATCGTGGTCGCGATCGCGGTCTGGCTGCTCCACTGGCTCTACCTGCGCAGCTCGAAGGAGCGGGCCTTCGTGCGCACCGGCCTGGGCGGGCAGAAGGTGGTGCTCGACGGCGGCGCCTTCGTGCTGCCCATCGTGCACGACGTGATCCCGGTCAACATGAACACACTGCGCCTCGAGGTGAGCCGCGGGCGCGACAAGGCGCTCATCACCAAGGACCGCATGCGGGTGGACGTGATCGCCGAGTTCTACGTGCGGGTGGCCGCCAGCGCCGACGCGGTGGCAGCGGCCGCGCAGACGCTGGGCCTGCGCACCATGGAGCCCGAGCAGCTGAAGGAGCTGGTCGAGGGCAAGTTCGTCGACGCCCTGCGCACCGCTGCCGCCGAGATGACGATGGAGGAACTGCACGAGAAGCGCGGCGCCTACGTGAAGCGCGTGCGCGAATCGGTGGCCGAGGACCTCACCAAGAACGGCCTCGAGCTGGAGGCCGCCTCGCTGACGCAGCTGGACCAGACCGGCATGGAGTTCTTCAACCCGAGCAACGCCTTCGACGCCGAAGGCCTGACGCGCCTGACCGAGCAGATCGAGCACCGCAAGAAGCAGCGCAACGACGTCGAGCAGGACACGCTGATCGCGATCCGCAACAAGAACCTCGAGGCCGAGAAGCTCTCGCTGGAGATCGACCGCGAGGGCGAGCATGCGCGCCTCGCGCAGCAGCGCGAGGTGGAGATCGCGCGTGCCCGCCAGCGCGCCGAGCTGGCAACCGAGCGCGCCCAGCGCGAGCAGGACGCCGAGGGCGCGCAGATCGCAGCCAAGCAGAGCATCGATGCCGCGCGCATCCGGGCCGAGCAGACCATCGAGCAGGAGCGCATCGCCAAGGAACGCGCGATCCAGGGCGCCGAGATCGAGCGCCGCCTGTCGCAGGAGCTGGCCGAGCAGCAGCGCGCGATTGCGGTGGCGCGCGAGAGCAAGGCGCAGAGCGAGGCGCAGGCCGAGGCCGAATCCGCGCGCGCCCAGGCCGTCTCGGCCGAAGAGAAGGTGTTCACCGCGCGCGAGGTGGAGATGGCCGAGCGCAGGAAAGCCATCGAGCTGATCGGCGCGGCCCAGGCTGCCGAGCGCGATGCGCTGCGCCTGACGACCGCCGCGCAGGCGGAGAAGGAGGCCAGCGCCGACCGCGGCGCCGCGCTGCGCGCCCAGGCCGAGGCGGACGCCGATGCGGACAAGATCAAGTCGATGGCGATGCGCGTGCGCGCCGAGATCGAGGCCGAGGCGCAGCGCATGATGAACGAGGCGCACAACATGCTCTCGGCCGATGCCCGCATGTCGGCCCTGCGCATGAAGCTGGTGGAGAAGGCCGAAGCCATCATCCGCGAGTCGGTGCGGCCGATGGAGCGCATCGAGGGCATCAAGATCCTGCATGTGGAGGGACTGGGTGGAGGCGGGTCGCACGGGGGCGTTCCCAACGGCGATGCGAACGGCGGCTTTGCCGACGGACTGGTGAATTCCGCTTTGCGCTTCCGCGCGCAGGCGCCGCTGGTCGACCAGCTGCTGCGCGAGATCGGCATCGAGGGTGGCGACATCCAGCGCCTGGTGGGCGACCCCGCGGGCACGCAGGCGCCGCTGCTGTCGGGCGTCGGCAACAAGAAGGAATGA
- a CDS encoding phosphoenolpyruvate hydrolase family protein, translating to MPRIARSTLLERFRAKIAEGRPIIGGGAGTGLSAKCEEAGGIDLIVIYNSGRYRMAGRGSLAGLLAYGNANEIVCEMAHEVLPVVKHTPVLAGVNGTDPFMIPEEFLRRLVSLGFSGVQNFPTVGLIDGTFRANLEETGMGYALEVELIARAHAMNMLTTPYVFSEADARAMAAAGADIVVCHLGLTTGGAIGAGTALTLDDCVHRINAWAQAAHSVNPQVIVLCHGGPIATPDDARHVLARCPACHGFYGASSMERLPTETALTETTRRFLQITR from the coding sequence ATGCCCCGCATCGCCCGATCCACCCTGCTCGAACGCTTCCGCGCCAAGATCGCCGAGGGCCGCCCGATCATCGGCGGCGGCGCCGGCACCGGCCTCTCGGCCAAATGCGAGGAGGCCGGCGGCATCGACCTGATCGTGATCTACAACTCGGGCCGCTACCGCATGGCAGGCCGCGGCTCACTGGCGGGCCTGCTCGCCTACGGCAACGCCAACGAGATCGTCTGCGAGATGGCGCACGAGGTGCTGCCGGTGGTGAAGCACACGCCGGTGCTGGCGGGCGTCAACGGCACCGACCCGTTCATGATCCCGGAGGAGTTCTTGCGGCGGCTGGTCTCGCTCGGCTTCTCCGGCGTGCAGAACTTTCCCACGGTGGGGCTGATCGACGGCACCTTTCGCGCCAACCTCGAGGAAACCGGCATGGGCTACGCGCTGGAGGTCGAGCTCATCGCACGCGCCCACGCGATGAACATGCTGACCACGCCCTATGTGTTCAGCGAGGCCGATGCGCGCGCCATGGCGGCGGCCGGGGCGGACATCGTCGTGTGCCACCTGGGCCTCACCACCGGCGGGGCCATCGGCGCGGGCACCGCGCTCACGCTCGACGACTGCGTGCACCGCATCAACGCCTGGGCGCAGGCAGCGCATTCGGTGAACCCGCAGGTCATCGTGCTGTGCCACGGCGGCCCCATCGCCACGCCCGACGACGCGCGGCACGTGCTTGCCCGCTGCCCCGCGTGCCACGGCTTCTACGGCGCCAGCTCGATGGAGCGGCTGCCCACCGAAACGGCGCTGACCGAGACCACGCGGCGCTTCCTGCAGATCACGAGATAA
- a CDS encoding Tm-1-like ATP-binding domain-containing protein, whose protein sequence is MAAGSTRAAYIAGTFDTKARELFFLRQCLERLGLRVVTVDLSTSGRTSLASVHPREVARHHPQGEAAVFSGDRGSATAAMAQAFEAFVGTRRDLGGIIAAGGSGNTSMATQGMRALPIGVPKVMVSTMASGDTRPYVGPSDICMMYSVTDVQGIHRISERVLANAAHALAGMIAHPPVVSADSKPALGLTMFGVTTPCVQAVAKRLEEGCDCLVFHATGVGGQSMEKLVDSGLLAGVIDVTTTEIADEIAGGVLSAGPTRMDVFARRALPYVGSCGALDMVNFGAWDTVPERFRARKLYRHNPTVTLMRTTPEECRAIGTFIATKLNAMRGPLRFLIPEGGVSAIDRPGQPFHNPEADRALFAAIEQSFRPGPDRKLQRLPLHINDEAFADALVAAWQELSINPSHARRA, encoded by the coding sequence GTGGCAGCGGGCAGCACCCGCGCCGCGTACATCGCCGGCACCTTCGACACCAAGGCCCGCGAGCTGTTTTTCCTGCGTCAGTGCCTGGAGCGGCTGGGCTTGCGGGTGGTCACCGTGGACCTCTCGACCTCCGGCAGGACCTCGCTGGCCAGCGTGCATCCGCGCGAGGTGGCGCGCCATCATCCGCAAGGCGAGGCGGCCGTCTTCAGCGGTGACCGCGGCAGCGCAACCGCCGCCATGGCGCAGGCTTTCGAGGCCTTCGTCGGCACGCGGCGCGACCTCGGCGGGATCATCGCCGCCGGCGGTTCCGGCAACACCTCGATGGCCACGCAAGGCATGCGCGCGCTGCCGATCGGCGTGCCCAAGGTCATGGTCTCGACCATGGCGAGCGGCGACACGCGGCCCTACGTGGGGCCGAGCGACATCTGCATGATGTATTCGGTCACCGACGTGCAGGGCATCCATCGCATCAGCGAGCGCGTGCTGGCCAATGCGGCGCATGCACTGGCGGGGATGATCGCGCATCCGCCCGTCGTTTCGGCCGACAGCAAGCCCGCGCTCGGTCTCACCATGTTCGGCGTGACCACGCCCTGCGTGCAGGCAGTGGCCAAGCGCCTCGAGGAAGGGTGCGACTGCCTGGTCTTCCATGCCACTGGCGTCGGCGGCCAATCGATGGAAAAGCTGGTGGACTCCGGCCTGCTCGCCGGCGTGATCGACGTCACCACGACCGAGATCGCCGACGAGATCGCGGGCGGCGTGCTCTCCGCCGGGCCCACGCGCATGGACGTGTTCGCGCGCCGCGCCCTGCCCTACGTGGGCTCCTGCGGTGCGCTGGACATGGTGAACTTCGGCGCCTGGGACACGGTGCCCGAACGCTTCAGGGCGCGCAAGCTGTACCGCCACAACCCGACCGTGACGCTGATGCGCACCACGCCCGAGGAATGCCGGGCGATCGGCACCTTCATCGCCACCAAGCTCAACGCGATGCGCGGGCCGCTGCGCTTCCTGATCCCCGAGGGCGGCGTATCGGCGATCGACCGCCCGGGCCAGCCCTTCCACAACCCCGAGGCCGACCGGGCGCTGTTCGCCGCCATCGAGCAATCGTTCCGGCCCGGACCGGATCGCAAGCTGCAGCGCCTGCCCCTGCACATCAACGACGAGGCCTTCGCCGATGCGCTCGTAGCGGCCTGGCAAGAGCTGTCCATCAACCCCAGCCACGCGCGACGCGCCTGA
- a CDS encoding ABC transporter ATP-binding protein, with product MATITPLRPSAPRSSGGSAQLLSGDALRLTGVTRAFGALRAVDDVSLTVAAGQKYAILGSNGAGKTTLFNAITGDFPPTAGRIHFFGEDITTLPPYERIRKGLRRTYQSSLLFRELTVRDNLFLAVRGVANGRFSFLRAGPGHASTQATQDLLERTRLAHLADERVANLAHGQQRQLEIGMALAGAPRLILFDEPAAGLSPAERRELVALLRSLPAHMSFVLIEHDLDIALRVVDRVTVMHNGRTLRTGSPEEIENDAEVQAIYMGSRH from the coding sequence ATGGCCACGATCACTCCCCTGCGACCGTCTGCGCCGCGCAGCAGCGGCGGCAGCGCGCAGCTGCTGTCCGGCGATGCGCTGCGCCTGACGGGAGTGACGCGCGCCTTCGGCGCACTGCGCGCGGTCGACGATGTGTCGCTCACGGTCGCGGCCGGGCAGAAGTACGCCATCCTCGGCTCCAATGGCGCGGGCAAGACGACACTCTTCAACGCCATCACCGGAGACTTCCCGCCCACGGCCGGCCGAATCCATTTCTTCGGCGAGGACATCACCACGCTGCCGCCCTACGAGCGCATCCGCAAGGGACTGCGGCGCACCTACCAATCCTCGCTGCTGTTCCGCGAGCTGACGGTGCGCGACAACCTCTTCCTCGCGGTGCGCGGCGTGGCCAACGGGCGCTTCAGCTTCCTGCGGGCCGGCCCGGGGCATGCATCGACGCAGGCCACGCAGGACCTTCTGGAGCGCACGCGCCTGGCGCATCTCGCCGACGAGCGCGTGGCCAACCTGGCCCATGGCCAACAGCGCCAGCTCGAGATCGGCATGGCACTGGCGGGGGCGCCCCGCCTGATCCTGTTCGACGAGCCGGCCGCCGGCCTCTCGCCGGCCGAGCGCCGCGAGCTGGTAGCGCTGCTGCGCTCGCTGCCGGCGCACATGAGCTTCGTCCTGATCGAGCATGACCTCGACATCGCACTGCGCGTGGTCGACCGCGTCACCGTGATGCACAACGGCCGCACGCTGCGCACCGGGAGCCCCGAAGAGATCGAGAACGATGCCGAGGTGCAGGCGATCTACATGGGGAGCCGGCACTGA
- a CDS encoding ABC transporter substrate-binding protein, producing MKTSRRVFGRSLVGAAALVAVVGLAQAQETLKVGLLASLEGPFAAPGQDGMRGAELALKQKNGMAGGKKIEFVKVSSDATPDKAVNATRKAVEQDKVQVMIGPLSGDEGIAVKNYAKTQPNITFINGSSGAQAATLTDPAPNFYRFNTEGAQWMVGLGEHALAKGYKKTFLIAEDYGFPYSQVQGFMASYCAKGGKVIDKAWVPLGTKDYASVIAKIPKDVDALVVVLGGSDAVNFLTQYEQAGGDKPMIGGSITVDQTVLNFKGKRRESLLGTASAGPMADSIDTPEWKKFVADYKANFKDGFPSPSLFAYLYYINTKAALDALDTVKGDLSGGQKAYRDALQKTNFNGPAGVVKIDANRNGVGTTYITEVTKAPDGSFYNKVVKSVPDISQTLGLPEPEFKKMGLGTRDVPDCRK from the coding sequence ATGAAGACAAGCAGAAGAGTGTTCGGACGCAGCCTCGTCGGCGCCGCAGCGCTGGTCGCGGTGGTCGGGCTTGCGCAGGCGCAGGAGACCCTCAAGGTCGGCCTGCTGGCCTCGCTGGAAGGCCCGTTCGCGGCGCCGGGGCAGGACGGGATGCGCGGCGCGGAGCTCGCGCTCAAGCAGAAGAACGGCATGGCCGGCGGCAAGAAGATCGAGTTCGTCAAGGTGTCTTCCGACGCCACGCCCGACAAGGCAGTCAACGCCACGCGCAAGGCGGTGGAACAGGACAAGGTACAGGTCATGATCGGCCCGTTGTCGGGCGACGAAGGCATCGCGGTCAAGAACTACGCGAAGACGCAGCCCAACATCACCTTCATCAACGGCTCCTCCGGCGCGCAGGCGGCGACGCTGACCGACCCGGCACCCAACTTCTACCGCTTCAACACCGAGGGCGCGCAGTGGATGGTGGGCCTGGGCGAACATGCGTTGGCCAAGGGCTACAAGAAGACCTTCCTGATCGCCGAGGACTACGGCTTCCCCTATTCGCAGGTGCAGGGCTTCATGGCCAGCTACTGCGCCAAGGGCGGCAAGGTGATCGACAAGGCCTGGGTGCCGCTGGGCACCAAGGACTATGCCTCGGTGATCGCGAAGATCCCGAAGGACGTGGACGCGCTGGTGGTCGTCCTGGGCGGCTCGGACGCGGTGAACTTCCTCACGCAGTACGAGCAGGCCGGCGGCGACAAGCCGATGATCGGCGGCTCCATCACCGTCGACCAGACGGTGCTCAACTTCAAGGGCAAGCGCCGCGAGTCGCTGCTGGGCACGGCCTCGGCCGGCCCGATGGCCGATTCGATCGACACGCCCGAGTGGAAGAAGTTCGTGGCCGACTACAAGGCCAACTTCAAGGACGGCTTCCCCAGCCCCTCGCTGTTTGCGTACCTCTACTACATCAACACCAAGGCTGCGCTCGATGCACTCGACACGGTCAAGGGCGACCTGTCGGGTGGCCAGAAGGCGTACCGCGATGCGCTGCAGAAGACCAACTTCAACGGTCCGGCCGGCGTGGTGAAGATCGACGCCAACCGCAACGGCGTCGGCACCACCTACATCACCGAGGTGACGAAGGCGCCGGACGGCTCGTTCTACAACAAGGTGGTGAAGTCGGTGCCCGACATCTCGCAGACGCTGGGCTTGCCCGAACCCGAGTTCAAGAAGATGGGCCTGGGCACGCGCGACGTGCCGGATTGTCGCAAGTAG
- a CDS encoding branched-chain amino acid ABC transporter permease: MSAAQWRKAMNASAAAAGVARVPSRSAPAHRTATPAPVSTQPTQPWTRRLGTQLRAVRARHAIVLLLVLAYPFFASPFFTFQIGAQSLALGLIALSLTFLGGYGGMVSLAQMTVAGFAAYMLAIFGTSSNVAISLGWPWWLALAIAVALATLFAAAVGWLSVRTEGIYTIMITLAVGVAFFYLAQQNYTLFNGFQGFSRIAAPTIFELDLREPLPFYFLTLACALGGYFSIKYLVRAPFGVALQGIRDNPRRMQALGYNVTAHRVAAYAVAGFLAAVGGVLMVWYNGRISPGTVGTGAMINILIIAVLGGMKHPIGAFVGAIVFVLLQNFAIDLVDRERFNLVIGGVFLAIVLFSPDGLLGLWQSLRTRLGGPFTARGLGRIRSSMTTRSET, encoded by the coding sequence ATGAGCGCCGCCCAGTGGCGAAAGGCCATGAATGCCTCCGCCGCTGCCGCCGGCGTCGCGCGGGTTCCCAGCCGGTCCGCCCCCGCGCACCGGACAGCCACGCCCGCCCCGGTCTCGACCCAGCCCACGCAACCATGGACGCGCCGCCTCGGCACCCAGTTGCGCGCGGTGCGGGCGCGGCATGCGATCGTCCTGCTCCTTGTCCTCGCCTATCCCTTCTTCGCCTCGCCCTTCTTCACCTTCCAGATCGGCGCGCAGTCGCTCGCGCTCGGCCTGATCGCGCTCTCGCTCACCTTTCTCGGCGGCTATGGCGGCATGGTGTCGCTGGCGCAGATGACGGTGGCCGGCTTCGCGGCCTACATGCTGGCCATCTTCGGCACCAGCAGCAACGTCGCGATCAGCCTCGGCTGGCCCTGGTGGCTGGCGCTGGCGATCGCCGTCGCGCTCGCCACGCTGTTTGCCGCGGCGGTGGGCTGGCTCTCGGTGCGCACCGAGGGCATCTACACCATCATGATCACGTTGGCGGTGGGCGTTGCCTTCTTCTACCTGGCACAGCAGAACTACACGCTCTTCAACGGCTTCCAGGGTTTCAGCCGCATCGCGGCGCCGACGATCTTCGAACTCGACCTTCGCGAACCCCTGCCCTTCTACTTCCTGACCCTGGCCTGCGCGCTCGGCGGCTACTTCTCCATCAAGTACCTGGTTCGCGCTCCGTTCGGAGTCGCGCTCCAGGGCATACGCGACAACCCGCGCCGCATGCAGGCGCTGGGCTACAACGTGACTGCGCACCGGGTCGCCGCCTATGCCGTGGCAGGCTTTCTCGCAGCGGTGGGCGGCGTGCTGATGGTCTGGTACAACGGCCGCATCTCGCCCGGCACGGTCGGCACCGGCGCGATGATCAACATCCTCATCATCGCCGTGCTCGGCGGCATGAAGCACCCGATCGGCGCCTTCGTCGGCGCGATCGTGTTCGTGCTCCTGCAGAACTTCGCGATCGACCTGGTCGACCGCGAGCGCTTCAACCTCGTCATCGGCGGCGTGTTCCTCGCCATCGTCCTGTTTTCCCCCGACGGGCTGCTGGGCTTGTGGCAGAGCCTGCGCACGCGCCTTGGCGGCCCGTTCACCGCACGCGGCCTCGGCCGCATTCGTTCATCAATGACAACCAGGAGCGAGACATGA
- a CDS encoding branched-chain amino acid ABC transporter permease, protein MKNSRWVPWLLFGLPLAVFAVWAVADNSPLFFKTLLNGLTLASLYFLVASGFTLVFGLMRNVNLAHGSLYLIGAYVGWMVGERTGSWVLAVFAGFLSAALLGVLMQLLIFRHMQGQDLRQTLVTIGLSIVLADVALWIWGAEIYTFDPPAWIYGSTTLPLVNKFPTYRLFVLLASIVIGVGLWLLLARTRIGMMIRAGVDDRGMLAASGVNVQRVFALTFAIGAGLAGLAGVVGGTALSISPGEDTRYLLASLVVVIVGGMGSVVGAAIGALLIGLAEQFGQAYAPTYSVVFTFVIMVVALAFKPRGLMGKAA, encoded by the coding sequence ATGAAAAATTCGCGCTGGGTCCCGTGGCTGCTGTTCGGCCTGCCCCTCGCGGTGTTCGCGGTCTGGGCCGTGGCCGACAACTCGCCGCTCTTCTTCAAGACCCTGCTCAATGGCCTCACGCTGGCCTCGCTCTACTTCCTGGTGGCGAGCGGCTTCACGCTCGTCTTCGGGCTGATGCGCAACGTCAACCTGGCGCACGGCTCGCTCTACCTGATCGGCGCCTATGTCGGCTGGATGGTGGGCGAGCGCACCGGCTCCTGGGTACTGGCGGTGTTCGCGGGCTTCCTCTCGGCCGCCTTGCTGGGCGTGCTGATGCAACTGCTGATCTTCCGCCACATGCAGGGGCAGGACCTGCGGCAGACGCTGGTGACCATCGGCCTGTCGATCGTGCTGGCCGATGTCGCGCTGTGGATCTGGGGAGCCGAGATCTACACCTTCGACCCGCCGGCCTGGATCTACGGCTCGACCACGCTGCCGCTGGTCAACAAGTTCCCGACCTACCGGCTCTTCGTGCTGTTGGCATCGATCGTGATCGGTGTCGGCCTGTGGCTGCTGCTGGCGCGCACCCGGATCGGCATGATGATCCGGGCCGGTGTGGACGACCGCGGCATGCTCGCCGCCTCGGGCGTCAACGTGCAGCGCGTGTTCGCCCTGACCTTCGCGATCGGCGCCGGCCTCGCCGGCCTCGCCGGCGTGGTCGGCGGCACGGCGCTGTCGATCTCGCCGGGCGAGGACACGCGCTATCTGCTCGCCTCGCTGGTGGTGGTGATCGTGGGCGGCATGGGCAGCGTGGTGGGCGCCGCGATCGGGGCGTTGCTGATCGGGCTGGCCGAGCAGTTCGGGCAAGCCTACGCACCGACGTACAGCGTGGTCTTCACCTTCGTGATCATGGTCGTTGCGCTGGCCTTCAAGCCGCGTGGGTTGATGGGGAAGGCGGCATGA
- a CDS encoding metal-dependent hydrolase family protein yields MSDVVFTNVRILDGTGQNPYTGSVLVRGNRIRQVGRSTAPIAPGGAMVVDGAGATLMPGMCEAHTHFSWNDAATLSAIQRMPLEEHVLWCAKVARRYLEAGFTSCVGAACAKPRLDVVIRNAINAGQIPGPRYLAASQEITVPGGLGDETLPHLPFPEFSFGVNVNCADEMRKVVRMFLKYGVDSIKLNLSGDNFTPDSPADTTWMSDAEVAVAMEEVRVRGKRGTAHARSAASVKQALRHGIEVIYHASFTDEETLDMLEAAKDRVFVAPGIAILYAMLHEAEAYGITHEKAVAMGYQVEWDAALESLKAMHRRGVRILPGGDYGFAFTPHCQNARDLEFFVRYLGFTPMEAIRCATLYGGQIMKRGNELGAIQDGYLADLLLVDGDPLANLAILRDPKRILAVMKDGEFAKAPEVASQRTWEHAA; encoded by the coding sequence ATGAGCGATGTCGTCTTCACCAACGTCCGCATCCTCGACGGCACGGGCCAGAACCCCTACACCGGCAGCGTGCTGGTGCGCGGCAACCGCATCCGCCAGGTCGGGCGCAGCACCGCGCCCATTGCACCCGGCGGTGCGATGGTGGTCGACGGGGCCGGCGCCACGCTGATGCCGGGCATGTGCGAGGCCCATACGCATTTCTCGTGGAACGACGCGGCCACGCTGTCTGCGATCCAGCGCATGCCGCTGGAGGAGCACGTCCTGTGGTGCGCCAAGGTCGCCAGGCGCTACCTCGAGGCCGGCTTCACCTCCTGCGTCGGCGCCGCCTGCGCCAAGCCGCGGCTGGACGTGGTGATCCGCAACGCCATCAACGCGGGCCAGATCCCCGGCCCGCGCTACCTGGCGGCGAGCCAGGAGATCACCGTGCCCGGTGGCCTCGGCGACGAGACGCTGCCGCACCTGCCCTTTCCCGAGTTCAGTTTCGGTGTCAACGTGAACTGCGCGGACGAGATGCGCAAGGTCGTGCGCATGTTCCTCAAGTACGGCGTCGATTCGATCAAGCTCAACCTCTCGGGCGACAACTTCACGCCCGACTCGCCGGCCGACACCACCTGGATGAGCGACGCCGAGGTGGCCGTCGCGATGGAGGAGGTCCGCGTGCGCGGCAAGCGCGGCACTGCGCATGCGCGCTCGGCCGCTTCGGTCAAGCAGGCGCTGCGCCACGGCATTGAGGTGATCTACCACGCCAGCTTCACCGACGAGGAGACGCTGGACATGCTCGAGGCGGCGAAGGACCGCGTCTTCGTCGCACCCGGCATCGCCATCCTCTACGCCATGCTGCACGAGGCCGAGGCCTACGGCATCACGCATGAGAAGGCGGTCGCGATGGGCTACCAGGTCGAATGGGACGCGGCGCTCGAATCGCTCAAGGCGATGCACCGGCGCGGCGTGCGCATCCTGCCGGGGGGCGACTACGGCTTCGCCTTTACGCCGCATTGCCAGAACGCGCGCGACCTGGAGTTCTTCGTGCGCTACCTGGGCTTCACGCCGATGGAGGCGATTCGCTGCGCCACGCTCTACGGCGGCCAGATCATGAAGCGCGGCAACGAGCTCGGCGCCATCCAGGACGGCTATCTGGCCGACCTGCTGCTGGTCGACGGCGACCCGCTGGCCAACCTCGCGATCCTGCGCGACCCGAAGCGCATCCTCGCGGTGATGAAGGACGGCGAGTTCGCCAAGGCGCCGGAAGTCGCCTCGCAGCGGACTTGGGAGCATGCCGCATGA